In a single window of the Acyrthosiphon pisum isolate AL4f chromosome X, pea_aphid_22Mar2018_4r6ur, whole genome shotgun sequence genome:
- the LOC100160286 gene encoding kelch-like protein 2 isoform X2, with product MQNTNQIPVSRKCKPAKTYKKSSFDDIYKGFQTLLKGEFFCDIKLKTDNQKIITAHKVVLSAASPYFHAIFTNRAERNHDLVAIRNVDYTALQLLVNYIYSGQIVVTKENVQNLLTAVDILEVQDVKEACCDFLQSQLCPTNCIEK from the exons ATGCAAAATACTAATCAAATACCAGTATCTAGAAAATGTAAACCAGccaaaacgtataaaaaatcaTCTTTTGACGATATATATAAAGGATTCCAGACCTTACTGAA aggtgaatttttttgtgatataaaattgaaaacggacaatcaaaaaataataactgcacATAAAGTGGTTTTATCAGCAGCTAGTCCGTATTTCCATGCAATTTTCACAAATCGTGCAGAAAGAAATCATGATCTTGTGGCTATAAGAAATGTAGATTATACCGCTTTACAGCTTTTAGTAAACTATATTTACTCGGGGCAAATTGTGGTGACTAAAGAAAACGTCCAG AACTTGTTAACAGCTGTAGATATCTTGGAGGTACAAGATGTTAAAGAGGCGTGTTGTGATTTTTTGCAGTCACAACTATGCCCCACAAATTGTATTG aGAAGTAA
- the LOC100160286 gene encoding kelch-like protein 2 isoform X1: MQNTNQIPVSRKCKPAKTYKKSSFDDIYKGFQTLLKGEFFCDIKLKTDNQKIITAHKVVLSAASPYFHAIFTNRAERNHDLVAIRNVDYTALQLLVNYIYSGQIVVTKENVQNLLTAVDILEVQDVKEACCDFLQSQLCPTNCIGINALADLHGCTELRNISELYILQHFSYKI, translated from the exons ATGCAAAATACTAATCAAATACCAGTATCTAGAAAATGTAAACCAGccaaaacgtataaaaaatcaTCTTTTGACGATATATATAAAGGATTCCAGACCTTACTGAA aggtgaatttttttgtgatataaaattgaaaacggacaatcaaaaaataataactgcacATAAAGTGGTTTTATCAGCAGCTAGTCCGTATTTCCATGCAATTTTCACAAATCGTGCAGAAAGAAATCATGATCTTGTGGCTATAAGAAATGTAGATTATACCGCTTTACAGCTTTTAGTAAACTATATTTACTCGGGGCAAATTGTGGTGACTAAAGAAAACGTCCAG AACTTGTTAACAGCTGTAGATATCTTGGAGGTACAAGATGTTAAAGAGGCGTGTTGTGATTTTTTGCAGTCACAACTATGCCCCACAAATTGTATTGGTATTAACGCTTTAGCTGATTTACATGGCTGTACGGAATTGAGAAATATATCAGAATTATATATTCTTCAACACTTttcgtacaaaatataa